One region of Polaribacter pectinis genomic DNA includes:
- a CDS encoding tetratricopeptide repeat protein, translated as MKYIKKIILIIAVFTVLYACSTKKDTVINRNFHALTTKFNVLFNGKEAFKAGLEGINNGYVDDYFRQLPIEPIEFEEDKIIIPTYSRSEMGAGFGDESQEEEKKAATPFEKAEEKAVKAIQRHGMNINGIERNSQIDDAYLLLGKARYYSQRFIPAIEAFNYVIANYPNANLIAETKIWRAKTNIRLDNEEFAIESMKLLLQVKDTLEADLPDEIKEQGHTALAMAYVKADSVQKVKKHLHLATKTLLNKEQGARNLFILGQIYASENKKDSAIMVFKRLENFKKAPYKFKIHANIEIAKNSTKDSSTVALIEKMQKLIKNRDNRPYLDELYFQVGFLHEKNDSIKIAIENYNNSLQAKNGSNKQKTFTYERLGNLYFKNDDYQLASAYYDSVINVASDSLNLRIRRVKRKHKNLASLIKFENVVAENDSILKIASLSKEEQELFFQKHIDKLKKEDEEAAQLKLNQIAFGSTFGGNPLQSGKQGKWYFYNNQSLGFGKTEFLKVWGNRKLEDDWRWSSKIDFNNADEDSIQVNTKDLRYDLASYLETIPTNEKVIDTLKMDRNQALYELGIIYKEQFKNPAFAINRLERVKNLNPKEELILPINWHLYQVYKEIEEESKSDFYKNVILTKYSNTVFAKIIKNPNEIITEEVAVNEVEDKYKEFYYLYKEHKYQETVKVIVDYLPTIQNSKLIPKFELLRAYAIGKYTDEKAYKFALESVAIKYANTEEGKKAREIVKQLNK; from the coding sequence ATGAAATATATCAAAAAAATAATCTTAATAATTGCTGTTTTTACAGTCTTATATGCTTGTAGCACAAAAAAAGACACTGTAATTAATAGAAATTTTCATGCACTTACTACAAAGTTTAATGTGCTTTTTAATGGTAAAGAAGCTTTTAAAGCTGGGTTAGAAGGAATAAATAATGGTTATGTAGACGATTATTTTAGGCAATTGCCAATAGAACCAATAGAATTTGAAGAAGATAAAATAATAATTCCTACTTATTCTAGAAGTGAAATGGGAGCTGGTTTTGGTGATGAGAGCCAAGAAGAAGAAAAAAAGGCAGCAACACCTTTTGAAAAAGCCGAAGAAAAAGCAGTAAAAGCCATACAAAGGCATGGTATGAATATTAACGGAATAGAACGCAATAGCCAAATAGATGATGCTTATTTGTTGTTAGGAAAGGCACGTTATTATTCGCAACGTTTTATTCCTGCAATAGAAGCGTTTAATTATGTAATTGCTAATTACCCAAATGCCAATTTAATTGCAGAAACTAAAATCTGGAGAGCAAAAACAAATATTAGATTAGATAACGAAGAATTTGCTATAGAATCTATGAAGTTGCTTTTACAAGTAAAAGATACACTAGAAGCAGACTTGCCAGATGAAATTAAAGAACAAGGTCATACAGCATTGGCAATGGCTTATGTAAAAGCAGATAGTGTTCAAAAAGTTAAAAAACACTTGCATTTAGCAACTAAAACCTTGTTAAATAAAGAGCAAGGAGCTAGAAATTTATTTATTTTAGGTCAGATTTATGCTTCAGAAAATAAAAAGGATTCTGCAATAATGGTTTTTAAAAGATTAGAAAACTTTAAAAAAGCACCCTACAAGTTTAAAATTCATGCCAATATAGAAATTGCAAAAAATTCAACCAAAGATTCTTCTACTGTAGCTTTAATTGAAAAAATGCAAAAACTAATTAAGAATAGAGATAATAGACCTTATTTAGACGAATTGTACTTTCAAGTTGGTTTCTTACATGAAAAAAATGATAGTATAAAAATAGCTATAGAAAACTACAATAATTCTTTACAAGCTAAAAACGGAAGTAATAAACAAAAAACATTTACCTATGAAAGACTGGGTAATTTGTATTTTAAAAATGATGATTATCAACTAGCTAGTGCTTATTACGATAGTGTTATAAATGTCGCTTCAGATAGTTTAAACTTGCGTATTAGACGTGTAAAAAGAAAGCATAAAAATTTAGCGTCTTTAATTAAATTTGAAAACGTTGTTGCAGAAAATGATAGCATTCTTAAAATAGCATCTTTATCTAAAGAAGAACAAGAATTATTTTTTCAAAAACACATAGATAAATTAAAAAAAGAAGATGAAGAAGCTGCGCAATTAAAATTGAATCAAATTGCTTTTGGGTCTACTTTTGGAGGAAATCCATTACAATCTGGTAAACAAGGAAAATGGTATTTTTACAATAACCAATCTTTAGGTTTTGGTAAAACAGAGTTTCTAAAAGTTTGGGGAAATAGAAAGCTAGAAGACGATTGGCGTTGGTCATCAAAAATTGATTTTAACAATGCAGATGAAGATTCTATACAAGTAAATACTAAAGATTTGCGTTATGATCTAGCTAGTTATTTAGAAACAATTCCTACAAATGAGAAAGTTATAGATACTCTTAAAATGGATAGAAACCAGGCTTTATACGAGCTTGGTATTATTTATAAAGAACAATTTAAAAACCCTGCTTTTGCAATTAATAGGTTAGAAAGAGTAAAAAATTTAAACCCAAAAGAAGAATTAATTTTACCAATTAATTGGCATTTATACCAAGTTTATAAAGAGATTGAAGAAGAATCTAAATCTGATTTTTATAAAAACGTTATTCTTACAAAATACTCAAATACGGTGTTTGCAAAAATAATTAAAAATCCGAATGAGATAATTACAGAAGAAGTTGCAGTAAATGAGGTAGAAGATAAATACAAGGAATTTTATTATTTATACAAAGAGCATAAATATCAAGAAACTGTTAAAGTAATTGTAGATTATTTACCAACAATACAGAATTCTAAATTAATTCCTAAATTTGAACTATTAAGAGCTTATGCAATAGGGAAATACACAGACGAAAAAGCATACAAATTTGCATTAGAATCTGTGGCAATAAAATATGCAAATACAGAAGAAGGGAAAAAAGCAAGAGAAATTGTAAAACAATTAAACAAGTAA
- a CDS encoding ABC transporter ATP-binding protein: protein MIQTTQLSKKYGKAEVLNIDSLEIPTGQSFGLVGNNGAGKTTYFNILLDLIRPTTGAITNHNIEVNKSEEWKNFTGSFIDESFLIGYLTPEEYFEFIGDLRGMNKADVTTFISQFDEFFNGEIIGKKKYLRDLSKGNQKKAGIVAAMMGNPQVVILDEPFANLDPTTQIRLKKIIKTLTENREITVLVSSHDLTHVTEVCERIVVLDKGIVVKDIVTSSETLKELESYFAV from the coding sequence ATGATACAAACTACTCAATTATCAAAAAAATACGGAAAAGCAGAAGTATTAAACATAGATTCATTAGAAATACCTACAGGACAAAGTTTTGGTTTAGTTGGTAATAATGGCGCAGGTAAAACAACTTATTTTAATATACTTTTAGACTTAATTAGACCAACAACTGGTGCAATTACAAACCACAATATAGAGGTGAATAAAAGTGAAGAATGGAAAAATTTTACAGGTTCTTTTATAGATGAATCTTTTTTAATTGGTTACTTAACACCAGAAGAATATTTCGAGTTTATTGGAGATTTAAGAGGAATGAATAAGGCAGATGTTACAACTTTCATTAGCCAGTTTGATGAGTTTTTTAACGGAGAAATTATTGGGAAGAAAAAATATTTAAGAGATTTAAGTAAAGGGAATCAGAAAAAAGCAGGAATTGTTGCAGCAATGATGGGAAACCCACAAGTTGTAATTTTAGATGAACCTTTTGCTAATTTAGATCCAACAACCCAGATTAGACTAAAGAAAATCATTAAAACGTTAACAGAAAACAGAGAAATTACAGTGTTGGTTTCTAGTCATGATTTAACACACGTAACAGAAGTTTGCGAGCGAATTGTTGTTTTAGACAAAGGAATTGTGGTAAAAGATATCGTAACATCATCAGAAACTTTAAAAGAATTAGAAAGCTATTTTGCTGTATAA
- a CDS encoding DUF5687 family protein, whose protein sequence is MISHFLKLEWKQYFRSSHWQKGIALKIIMGFFVLYFLVTFLAIGIGGYFILKKEFPDQDPLQIVNSYLLFAILADLIFRYLMQKLPIMNIKPMLILPIKKGKLVHYVLGKSAFSAFNILGLFFYIPFSIVLIKEGYNTAGVLGWLFTMILIIQSSNFLNFLINKNNKALIAIVAILLALIGLQNFGYLDVVGFGGEIFNFIYDNPIYSLVGVIVLAFLYKLNFSQLKTHVYLDEAVKTKVEEAKSADLSWANKLGDVAPFIKNDIRLIWRNKRTKTVFLMSFLFLFYGLIFFTSDKYSEMPAMLMFASLFITGGFTLNYGQFIPAWDSAHYKLLMSQSFRYRKFLESKWLLMVIMTAVLYVLSFPYLYFGIDIFLMITAGAIFNIGFNSLFLLFAGSFNRKRIDLTKGGFGNTQGTSATQFLIIIPLMVLPMLLFWVFNKFVGHNSGFIVVAAIGIISLLLRNYAMDFIEKRYIKEKYIMINAFGKEA, encoded by the coding sequence ATGATTTCACACTTTTTAAAACTAGAATGGAAACAATATTTTAGATCTTCTCATTGGCAAAAAGGTATTGCGCTAAAAATAATAATGGGCTTTTTTGTCCTTTATTTTTTAGTTACTTTTTTAGCAATTGGTATTGGAGGTTATTTTATTTTAAAGAAAGAATTCCCAGACCAAGACCCACTACAAATTGTGAATTCTTATTTGCTTTTTGCAATTTTAGCCGATTTAATTTTTAGGTATTTAATGCAGAAACTACCTATTATGAATATAAAACCTATGCTTATTCTACCAATTAAAAAAGGTAAATTGGTGCATTACGTGTTGGGTAAATCTGCTTTTTCGGCATTTAATATTTTAGGATTGTTTTTTTATATTCCTTTTTCAATCGTTTTAATTAAGGAAGGTTACAATACAGCAGGTGTTTTAGGATGGTTGTTTACAATGATTTTAATTATTCAATCTTCTAATTTTCTTAATTTTTTAATCAACAAAAATAACAAAGCACTAATAGCAATTGTAGCAATTTTATTAGCATTAATTGGTTTGCAAAATTTTGGATATTTAGATGTTGTTGGTTTTGGAGGTGAAATATTCAACTTTATTTATGATAACCCAATATATTCTTTAGTAGGAGTTATTGTTTTAGCTTTTTTATATAAATTGAACTTTTCTCAATTAAAAACACATGTTTATTTAGATGAAGCTGTAAAAACCAAAGTAGAAGAAGCAAAATCTGCAGATTTATCATGGGCTAACAAACTAGGTGATGTAGCACCTTTTATAAAAAATGATATCCGTTTAATTTGGAGAAACAAGAGAACAAAAACAGTTTTCTTAATGTCTTTTTTGTTTTTATTCTATGGATTAATTTTCTTCACAAGTGATAAATACAGCGAAATGCCAGCAATGTTAATGTTTGCATCCTTATTTATTACAGGAGGTTTTACATTAAATTACGGACAATTTATTCCTGCTTGGGATAGCGCACATTATAAATTGTTAATGAGTCAGAGTTTTAGATACCGTAAATTTTTAGAATCTAAATGGCTTTTAATGGTAATAATGACAGCTGTTTTATATGTTTTAAGTTTTCCTTATTTGTATTTCGGAATCGATATTTTTCTAATGATAACTGCAGGAGCAATTTTTAATATTGGTTTTAATTCACTCTTTTTATTATTTGCAGGATCTTTCAACAGAAAAAGAATAGATCTAACAAAAGGCGGTTTTGGAAACACACAAGGTACAAGTGCAACACAGTTTCTAATTATTATTCCATTAATGGTTTTACCAATGTTATTATTTTGGGTTTTCAACAAGTTTGTTGGGCATAATTCAGGATTTATTGTGGTTGCAGCAATAGGAATTATTAGTTTATTATTAAGAAATTATGCGATGGATTTTATCGAAAAAAGATATATCAAAGAAAAGTATATAATGATAAATGCATTTGGAAAAGAAGCATAA
- a CDS encoding PadR family transcriptional regulator: protein MGNQKLYKGSLQTIILKLLETNNKMYGYEITQHVKELTKGELNITEGALYPALHKLEADGLLDVEVAKVGNRLRKYYKLTESGTKETANKLEEMQEFLKTMQHLVNPKFNLE from the coding sequence ATGGGAAATCAGAAATTATACAAAGGTTCTTTACAAACCATTATTTTAAAGTTACTAGAAACTAACAATAAAATGTATGGTTATGAAATTACACAACACGTAAAAGAATTAACCAAAGGGGAATTAAATATTACTGAAGGCGCATTATACCCTGCATTACACAAATTAGAAGCAGATGGTTTGTTAGATGTAGAGGTTGCTAAAGTTGGTAATAGATTACGTAAATATTACAAACTTACAGAAAGTGGAACAAAAGAAACTGCTAACAAATTAGAAGAAATGCAAGAGTTTTTAAAAACGATGCAACATTTGGTAAACCCTAAATTTAATTTGGAATAA
- the trxA gene encoding thioredoxin, with product MTENLTKETFLKKVFNFEENKEWKFEGKRPALIDFYADWCGPCKMIAPILEQLSEEYEGKIDIYKIDTEAEQELSAAFGIRSIPSMLFCPAEGEPQMANGALPKADLERIIAEVLKVEK from the coding sequence ATGACAGAAAATTTAACAAAAGAAACATTTTTAAAGAAAGTTTTTAATTTTGAAGAAAACAAAGAGTGGAAATTTGAAGGGAAAAGACCAGCATTAATAGATTTTTATGCAGATTGGTGTGGGCCATGTAAAATGATTGCACCAATTTTAGAGCAATTATCAGAAGAATATGAAGGCAAAATAGATATTTATAAAATTGATACAGAAGCTGAGCAAGAATTATCTGCTGCATTTGGTATTAGAAGTATTCCATCGATGTTGTTTTGTCCTGCAGAAGGAGAACCACAAATGGCAAATGGCGCTCTACCAAAAGCAGATTTAGAGAGAATTATTGCAGAAGTTTTAAAAGTAGAGAAGTAA
- a CDS encoding prolyl oligopeptidase family serine peptidase, giving the protein MSKRLIIPFLFAIAIFASCKEEIKQRNIEVNYPETTKKPVTDTIFNTAVVDNYRWLEDDRSKETEDWVKAENAVTFDYLSKIPYREQLKKRLSELWNYEKVGTPFIEGDYTYFYKNNGLQNQYVVYRKKGDAEPEVFLDPNTFSDDATTSLGSLSFSKDGKTVAYAISEGGSDWRKIIIMDAESKEIKEDTLVDVKFSGISWYKNEGFYYSSYDKPKGSELSAKTDQHKLYYHKLGTSQKNDPVIFGEKASEKHRYVGGYLTEDNNYLIISASVSTSGNKLFLKDLTQPNSKLVTIIDTVESDTYVTENRGSKLYLVTNLNAPNKKVVTVDAKSPTKENWKDFIPETENVLSLNSGAGYFFAEYMVDAVSKVLQYDFDGKLIREVKLPGVGSSSGFGGKTDAKELYFSFTNYSTPGSSYKFNPKDGTYESYWKPSIAFNSDDYTSKQVFYTSKDGTKIPMIITHKKGVELNGKNPTILYGYGGFNISLTPSFSIANAVWMEQGGIYAVPNLRGGGEYGKKWHDAGTQLKKQNVFDDFIAAAEYLIAEKYTSSNYLAIRGGSNGGLLVGATMTQRPDLMKVALPAVGVLDMLRYHTFTAGAGWAYDYGTADDSKEMFDYLKGYSPVHNVKKGTKYPATMVTTGDHDDRVVPAHSFKFAAELQEKQAGENPVLIRIETNAGHGAGTPVAKTIEQYSDIFGFTLFNMGFDQLPNPPKEKIKS; this is encoded by the coding sequence ATGAGTAAAAGATTAATCATTCCTTTCTTATTTGCTATTGCAATTTTTGCTTCCTGTAAAGAAGAAATCAAACAAAGAAACATTGAAGTGAATTACCCAGAAACAACTAAAAAACCAGTTACAGATACCATTTTTAATACAGCAGTTGTAGACAATTATAGGTGGTTAGAAGATGATAGAAGTAAAGAAACTGAAGATTGGGTAAAAGCAGAAAATGCTGTTACTTTCGATTACTTAAGTAAAATACCTTATAGAGAACAACTAAAAAAACGTTTGTCTGAATTATGGAATTACGAAAAAGTAGGAACACCTTTTATAGAAGGAGATTATACTTATTTTTACAAGAATAATGGATTGCAGAACCAATATGTTGTGTATCGTAAAAAAGGAGATGCAGAACCTGAAGTTTTTCTAGACCCTAATACTTTTTCAGACGATGCAACTACTTCTTTAGGTTCTTTAAGTTTTTCTAAAGACGGAAAAACTGTAGCATACGCAATTTCTGAAGGTGGATCTGATTGGAGAAAAATAATTATAATGGACGCAGAATCTAAAGAAATTAAAGAAGACACATTGGTAGATGTAAAATTCTCTGGAATTTCTTGGTACAAAAACGAAGGTTTTTATTACTCTTCTTATGATAAACCAAAAGGTAGCGAGTTGTCTGCGAAAACAGACCAACACAAATTATATTATCACAAATTAGGAACTTCACAAAAAAACGATCCAGTTATTTTTGGTGAAAAAGCTTCGGAAAAACACAGATATGTTGGTGGTTATTTAACGGAAGACAACAATTATTTAATAATTTCTGCTTCTGTTTCTACATCAGGAAACAAGTTGTTTTTAAAAGATTTAACACAACCTAATAGTAAATTAGTTACAATTATAGACACTGTAGAAAGTGATACTTATGTTACAGAAAACCGTGGAAGTAAATTGTATTTAGTTACCAATTTAAATGCTCCTAATAAAAAAGTGGTTACTGTAGATGCTAAAAGTCCTACAAAAGAAAATTGGAAAGATTTTATTCCAGAGACAGAAAATGTGTTGAGTTTAAATTCTGGTGCTGGTTATTTCTTTGCAGAATATATGGTAGATGCTGTTTCTAAAGTTTTACAGTACGATTTCGACGGAAAATTAATTAGAGAAGTAAAATTACCTGGTGTTGGTTCTTCTAGTGGTTTTGGTGGAAAAACAGATGCTAAAGAATTGTATTTCTCTTTTACAAATTATAGCACTCCTGGTTCATCTTACAAGTTTAACCCTAAAGATGGAACGTATGAATCTTATTGGAAACCTTCTATTGCTTTTAATTCTGATGATTACACAAGCAAGCAAGTTTTTTACACTTCTAAAGACGGAACAAAAATTCCAATGATTATTACACATAAAAAAGGAGTTGAATTAAATGGTAAAAACCCAACTATTTTATATGGCTATGGAGGTTTCAACATTAGCTTAACACCAAGTTTTAGTATTGCAAACGCAGTTTGGATGGAACAAGGTGGTATTTACGCAGTGCCAAATTTACGTGGTGGTGGAGAATATGGAAAAAAATGGCACGATGCAGGAACTCAACTAAAAAAGCAAAATGTTTTTGATGATTTTATTGCTGCAGCAGAATATTTAATCGCAGAAAAATATACTTCTTCAAATTATTTAGCAATAAGAGGTGGTTCTAACGGAGGTTTATTAGTTGGTGCAACAATGACGCAAAGACCAGATTTAATGAAGGTTGCTTTACCAGCAGTTGGTGTTTTAGATATGTTGCGTTATCATACGTTTACTGCTGGTGCAGGTTGGGCGTATGATTATGGAACTGCAGATGATAGTAAAGAAATGTTCGATTATTTAAAAGGATATTCGCCAGTACACAATGTTAAAAAAGGAACAAAATATCCAGCTACAATGGTAACTACTGGAGATCATGATGATAGAGTTGTGCCAGCACATAGTTTTAAATTTGCGGCAGAATTACAAGAAAAACAAGCAGGAGAAAACCCAGTCTTAATTAGAATTGAAACCAATGCTGGTCATGGAGCAGGAACTCCTGTTGCAAAAACTATAGAACAGTATTCAGATATTTTTGGATTTACATTATTTAATATGGGCTTTGACCAATTACCAAATCCTCCAAAAGAAAAAATAAAATCATAA
- a CDS encoding M13 family metallopeptidase, whose translation MKTIKKVLFVSAIASLGLVACKQEKPEEKVPGIALENMDKTVKPTDDFFRHVNGTWIDKTEIPDDQTSWGGFNQLRKKTDADVLVILNQAIEERDFPKVKDAQGNEIDSDQEKAVNYYETIMDTVARNTQGKAPVMPYLAKVDEIKTKKDVETYLTNMAPYGGGGFYGFGVFNDLKNSSQYAGYMSGGSLGLSRDYYVDAKVKDKLDKYEEFVAKMLQEFGDDEATAKKNAATIIAFETSLAEPMMSKEEGRDIRKIYNPMTVAELQKLAPAIDWKAHLEGIGVKDIETVIVTDPGYFKAMSDVFTNRSVDDIKLLLRWNTINTSLGLLSTDLETANWEFYAKEMRGAKKQRARDERALGNLNGAIGEALGKLYVAKMFPPEAKEKAKEMIDNVMLGFEARIAQLPWMSEVTKEKALEKLHKLTVKIAYPDKWKDYSELQVKGLENGGSYFENAINVTKWNYNKNMAKLGKEVDRTEWGMSPQTVNAYFNPVNNEIVFPAAILQPPFYNYKADEAVNYGGIGAVIGHEISHSFDDSGARFDGDGNLKNWWTEEDSEKFAKIGKQLVKQYSDIIAIDSMHLNGEYTLGENIGDLGGVQAAYEGLQIFLNKNGRPEKIDGYTAEQRFFLSWGTIWRTKMRDEALKNLIMTNTHSPGMYRAYMPLKNVDAFYDAFNVKEGDKMYLKPEERVRIW comes from the coding sequence ATGAAAACAATAAAAAAAGTACTTTTTGTATCAGCAATTGCCTCTTTAGGACTTGTTGCTTGTAAGCAAGAAAAACCAGAGGAAAAAGTTCCTGGTATTGCTTTAGAAAATATGGATAAAACTGTAAAACCTACAGACGATTTTTTTAGACATGTTAATGGAACTTGGATAGATAAAACTGAAATTCCAGACGATCAAACTTCTTGGGGTGGTTTTAATCAACTTCGTAAAAAAACAGATGCAGACGTTTTGGTTATTTTAAACCAAGCAATTGAAGAAAGAGATTTTCCAAAAGTAAAAGACGCTCAAGGAAATGAAATAGATTCTGATCAAGAAAAGGCAGTAAATTACTACGAAACTATTATGGATACTGTTGCTAGAAACACACAAGGTAAAGCTCCAGTTATGCCTTATTTAGCAAAAGTTGACGAGATTAAAACAAAAAAAGATGTTGAAACATATTTAACAAACATGGCACCTTATGGTGGTGGTGGTTTTTATGGTTTTGGTGTTTTTAACGACTTAAAAAACAGTAGCCAATATGCAGGTTACATGAGTGGTGGTTCACTTGGTTTATCTAGAGATTATTATGTAGATGCTAAAGTAAAAGACAAACTAGATAAATATGAAGAATTTGTAGCAAAAATGTTGCAAGAATTTGGAGATGATGAAGCCACTGCTAAAAAAAATGCAGCTACAATTATTGCTTTCGAAACTAGTTTAGCAGAACCAATGATGTCTAAAGAAGAAGGTAGAGACATTAGAAAAATTTACAATCCTATGACAGTTGCAGAATTGCAAAAATTAGCACCTGCAATAGATTGGAAAGCACATTTAGAAGGAATTGGTGTAAAAGATATAGAAACTGTTATTGTTACAGATCCTGGATATTTTAAAGCTATGAGCGATGTTTTTACAAATCGTTCTGTAGATGATATTAAACTATTATTACGTTGGAACACTATTAATACTTCTTTAGGTTTACTTTCTACAGATTTAGAAACTGCAAATTGGGAATTCTATGCAAAAGAAATGCGTGGTGCAAAAAAGCAACGTGCAAGAGATGAGCGTGCTTTAGGAAACTTAAATGGTGCAATTGGTGAAGCTTTAGGTAAATTATATGTAGCAAAAATGTTTCCACCAGAAGCAAAAGAAAAAGCAAAAGAAATGATTGACAATGTAATGTTAGGTTTCGAAGCTAGAATTGCACAATTACCTTGGATGAGTGAAGTTACTAAAGAAAAAGCTTTAGAGAAATTACATAAATTAACCGTTAAAATTGCATACCCAGATAAGTGGAAAGACTATTCTGAATTACAAGTTAAAGGTCTAGAAAATGGAGGTTCTTACTTCGAAAACGCTATTAATGTTACCAAATGGAACTACAACAAAAACATGGCAAAATTAGGTAAAGAAGTAGATAGAACTGAATGGGGAATGTCTCCACAAACAGTAAACGCTTACTTTAATCCTGTAAATAATGAAATCGTATTTCCAGCAGCAATTTTACAACCACCTTTCTATAATTACAAAGCAGATGAAGCTGTAAATTATGGTGGAATTGGTGCTGTTATTGGTCATGAAATTTCTCATAGTTTCGATGATTCTGGAGCTCGTTTCGATGGTGATGGAAACCTTAAAAACTGGTGGACAGAAGAAGATTCAGAAAAATTTGCTAAAATTGGTAAGCAATTAGTAAAACAATACAGCGACATTATTGCTATTGATTCTATGCACTTAAATGGCGAATATACTTTAGGAGAAAATATTGGAGATTTAGGCGGTGTTCAAGCTGCTTACGAAGGTTTACAAATCTTTTTAAATAAAAATGGAAGACCAGAGAAAATAGATGGTTATACTGCTGAACAACGTTTTTTCCTTTCTTGGGGAACAATTTGGAGAACCAAAATGCGTGATGAAGCTCTTAAAAACTTAATCATGACAAACACACATTCTCCTGGAATGTACAGAGCATACATGCCTCTTAAAAATGTAGATGCATTTTATGATGCTTTCAATGTAAAAGAAGGAGATAAAATGTACTTAAAACCAGAAGAAAGAGTAAGAATCTGGTAA
- a CDS encoding ABC transporter ATP-binding protein, giving the protein MLKIQNISFGYSKNKIVLENFNFNLKEGEHLCIMGESGCGKSTLLKVIYGLLDVQKGTIFWSENQVLGPKEYLVPGMDFFKYVAQDFDLMPYISVSENIKKHLSRFYPEESEKRTQELLEVIEMKAFENTKVKNLSGGQKQRVAIARALAKEPELLLLDEPFGQIDNFKKNSLRRRLFSYLKEKKIACIVATHDKNDALSFADKLIVIQHQKIIANDSPKEIYNNPKKKYIAALFDDVNEITINEKTVLLYPHQIKIVEKSENFATITNSYFKGSYWLLEAEFNQQIIYFNHFSNIQKNTKINLEISAF; this is encoded by the coding sequence ATGCTAAAAATCCAAAATATCTCATTCGGTTATTCTAAAAACAAAATCGTTTTAGAAAACTTCAACTTCAATCTAAAAGAAGGAGAACATTTGTGTATTATGGGCGAAAGTGGCTGTGGAAAATCGACACTTTTAAAAGTAATTTACGGTTTGTTAGATGTACAAAAAGGCACAATTTTTTGGAGCGAAAATCAGGTTTTAGGTCCAAAAGAATATTTAGTTCCAGGAATGGATTTCTTTAAATATGTAGCACAAGATTTCGATTTAATGCCATATATTTCTGTTTCAGAAAATATCAAAAAACATTTATCTCGTTTTTATCCGGAAGAAAGCGAAAAACGAACTCAAGAATTATTGGAAGTAATTGAAATGAAAGCTTTCGAAAACACGAAAGTTAAAAATTTAAGTGGCGGACAAAAACAACGTGTTGCAATTGCTAGAGCTTTAGCAAAAGAACCCGAATTATTACTTTTAGATGAACCTTTTGGACAAATAGATAACTTCAAAAAAAACTCTTTAAGAAGACGTTTATTTTCTTATTTAAAAGAGAAAAAAATAGCTTGTATTGTTGCAACGCATGATAAAAACGACGCTCTTTCCTTTGCTGATAAATTAATTGTTATTCAGCATCAAAAAATAATAGCAAACGATTCTCCAAAGGAAATTTACAACAATCCAAAAAAGAAATACATAGCAGCTTTATTTGATGATGTAAATGAAATAACAATCAATGAAAAAACTGTTTTATTGTATCCACATCAAATTAAAATAGTAGAGAAATCAGAAAATTTTGCAACAATAACAAACTCTTATTTTAAAGGTTCTTATTGGTTATTAGAAGCTGAATTTAATCAACAAATAATATATTTTAATCATTTTTCTAACATACAAAAAAACACTAAAATCAATTTAGAAATTAGTGCTTTTTAG